A window from Listeria seeligeri serovar 1/2b str. SLCC3954 encodes these proteins:
- a CDS encoding valine--tRNA ligase codes for MMTEQNEINMPTKYEPSNVEDGKYKWWQEKEFFKAEGNTDKKPYSIVIPPPNVTGKLHLGHAWDTTLQDIITRMKRMQGFDTLYLPGMDHAGIATQAKVEAKLKEENISRYDLGRENFIDKTWEWKEEYADFIREQWEKLGLGLDYSRERFTLDAGLSDAVKKVFVKLYNKGLIYRGQYIINWDPEAKTALSDIEVIHKDIEGSFYHLKYPLADGSGYLEVATTRPETIPGDTAVAVHPKDERYQHLIGKTIMLPVMNREIPIVADEYVEREFGSGAVKITPAHDPNDFEVGNRHDLPRIIVMHEDGTMNENAGKYNGLDRFVARKSIIQDFKELGLFIKQEPHLHSVGHSERTGAVVEPYLSLQWFVKMEPLAAEALALQKTEDKVNFVPARFEKTYETWMDNIHDWCISRQLWWGHRIPAWYHKETGEIYVGEKAPENISEWEQDEDVLDTWFSSALWPFSTMGWPDTESEDYKHFFPTNTLVTGYDIIFFWVSRMIFQSVEFTGERPFKDTLIHGLVRDSEGRKMSKSLGNGVDPIEVIDKYGADSLRYTLATGSSPGQDLKFSFEKVESTWNFINKIWNASRFVLMNLNEMKYSEIDLSNVTEVSDKWILTRLNETIQSVTSLGEKYEFGEVGRTLYNFIWDDFCDWYIEIAKISLYGEDEVAKQTTRSVLAYTLNATMRLLHPFMPFVTEEIWQNLPHEGESITISEWPKVEESQMDAKASISMQMLVEVIRAVRNIRAEVNTPLSKQIVLEIKPKDDTYKEILEQNISYIERFCNPEHVTISFDITPSKTAMTAVVSGAEIFIPLEALIDLKVEIARLEKELEKWDKEVARVQGKLSNERFISKAPESVVAEERFKEKDYLEKKASVLERIETLKEV; via the coding sequence ATTATGACGGAACAAAATGAAATTAATATGCCTACGAAATATGAACCAAGTAATGTAGAAGATGGCAAGTATAAATGGTGGCAAGAAAAAGAATTCTTCAAAGCAGAAGGAAATACAGATAAAAAGCCATATAGTATCGTTATACCACCGCCAAATGTAACGGGTAAACTGCATTTAGGTCATGCATGGGATACAACTCTTCAAGATATTATTACTCGAATGAAACGAATGCAAGGCTTCGATACATTATATTTACCTGGAATGGACCATGCTGGTATTGCCACTCAAGCGAAAGTTGAAGCAAAATTAAAAGAAGAGAATATTTCCCGATATGATTTAGGACGCGAAAATTTTATTGATAAAACTTGGGAATGGAAAGAAGAATATGCTGATTTCATTCGTGAACAATGGGAAAAACTAGGGCTCGGATTAGATTATTCAAGAGAAAGATTTACACTGGATGCTGGCTTATCCGATGCGGTAAAAAAAGTATTTGTAAAATTGTACAATAAAGGACTTATCTATCGCGGACAATACATTATAAACTGGGATCCAGAAGCTAAAACAGCTTTATCTGATATTGAAGTTATCCATAAAGATATCGAAGGAAGTTTTTATCATCTTAAATATCCCCTTGCTGATGGTTCTGGTTATTTAGAAGTTGCGACCACACGTCCAGAAACTATTCCTGGTGATACAGCTGTTGCGGTACATCCAAAAGATGAAAGATATCAACATTTAATTGGCAAGACGATTATGTTACCTGTTATGAACCGAGAAATTCCAATTGTTGCCGATGAGTATGTTGAAAGAGAATTTGGTTCTGGAGCAGTTAAAATAACACCCGCCCATGATCCAAATGATTTTGAAGTAGGCAATCGTCACGATTTACCAAGAATAATCGTGATGCATGAAGATGGTACAATGAACGAGAATGCTGGAAAGTACAACGGACTAGACCGTTTTGTTGCGAGAAAATCCATTATTCAAGACTTTAAAGAACTAGGTTTATTTATTAAACAAGAACCTCACCTTCATTCAGTTGGACATTCTGAAAGAACTGGAGCTGTAGTGGAACCATATCTTTCTCTACAATGGTTTGTAAAAATGGAACCCCTGGCCGCTGAAGCTTTGGCGCTACAAAAAACAGAAGATAAGGTTAACTTTGTTCCAGCAAGATTTGAAAAAACATATGAAACTTGGATGGATAATATTCATGATTGGTGTATTTCACGTCAATTATGGTGGGGCCATCGAATTCCAGCTTGGTATCATAAAGAAACAGGTGAAATATACGTTGGTGAAAAAGCACCTGAGAACATTTCGGAGTGGGAACAAGATGAAGATGTACTAGATACATGGTTTAGCTCAGCTTTATGGCCATTTTCCACAATGGGATGGCCCGATACAGAGAGTGAAGACTACAAACATTTCTTCCCTACTAATACACTTGTAACTGGATATGATATTATCTTTTTCTGGGTGTCGAGAATGATTTTTCAATCTGTTGAATTTACTGGTGAAAGACCATTCAAAGATACCTTGATTCATGGTTTAGTTCGTGATTCAGAAGGACGGAAAATGTCGAAGTCACTAGGTAATGGTGTGGATCCAATTGAAGTAATTGATAAATACGGAGCAGATTCACTTCGATATACTCTAGCAACTGGTTCTTCTCCAGGGCAAGACTTGAAATTTAGTTTTGAAAAAGTAGAATCGACTTGGAATTTTATTAATAAAATTTGGAACGCATCACGTTTTGTCTTAATGAACTTAAATGAGATGAAATATAGTGAGATTGACTTATCAAATGTAACAGAAGTTAGTGACAAATGGATTTTGACACGACTTAATGAAACTATCCAATCAGTTACTTCACTTGGAGAAAAATATGAATTTGGTGAAGTTGGTAGAACGTTATATAACTTCATTTGGGATGACTTTTGTGATTGGTACATTGAAATTGCTAAAATATCTCTATACGGAGAAGACGAAGTGGCTAAGCAAACGACCCGCTCAGTTCTTGCGTATACTTTAAATGCAACTATGCGCTTATTACATCCATTTATGCCATTTGTAACGGAAGAAATTTGGCAAAACTTACCTCATGAAGGTGAATCTATCACTATTTCTGAATGGCCAAAAGTAGAGGAATCGCAAATGGATGCTAAAGCTTCGATATCTATGCAAATGCTTGTTGAAGTAATTCGTGCTGTAAGAAACATTCGTGCAGAAGTTAATACACCGCTAAGCAAACAAATTGTATTAGAAATCAAACCAAAAGATGACACATATAAAGAAATCCTTGAACAAAATATTTCTTATATTGAGCGTTTTTGTAATCCAGAACATGTAACCATTTCGTTTGATATTACTCCTTCTAAAACTGCAATGACAGCTGTTGTATCCGGAGCCGAAATATTTATTCCACTTGAAGCCTTAATTGATTTAAAAGTAGAAATTGCTCGTCTCGAAAAAGAGTTAGAGAAGTGGGATAAAGAAGTAGCTCGAGTTCAAGGGAAACTTAGTAATGAACGATTTATTAGTAAAGCACCTGAAAGTGTGGTAGCTGAAGAACGCTTTAAAGAAAAAGACTATCTTGAGAAAAAAGCTTCTGTACTTGAACGAATTGAAACATTAAAAGAAGTATAA
- the hemL gene encoding glutamate-1-semialdehyde 2,1-aminomutase, whose amino-acid sequence MLNYSKSEKAFKESKKVLPGGVNSPVRAFNSVDASPVFMDHGKGAYISDIDGNDYIDYVLSWGPLILGHANPAVVNAITTAAMKGTSFGTPTEIETELAKLVIERVPSIEIVRMVSSGTEATMSAIRLARGYTKRDKILKFEGSYHGHGDSLLIKAGSGVATLGLPDSPGVTKGLAADTITVPYNDVEGAKLAFEKYGEEIAAVIVEPVAGNMGVVPPIEGFLEGLRELTTKYGSLLIFDEVMTGFRVDYYSAQGYYVVTPDITCLGKVIGGGLPVGAYGGKKEIMEQIAPAGSIYQAGTLSGNPLAMNAGFETVRQLTPQHYDYFRSLIKRMEEGLLEISARREVPLTINKAGSMFGFFFTDQKVINFDTAKSSDLEFFRNYYREMLNQGIFLPPSQFEGVFISTMHTEKEIDKTLEAFDYTSKILRAN is encoded by the coding sequence TTGCTAAATTATTCAAAATCCGAAAAAGCATTTAAAGAGTCGAAAAAAGTATTACCTGGTGGTGTAAACAGTCCAGTTCGAGCATTCAATTCAGTAGATGCCTCGCCGGTATTTATGGACCACGGAAAAGGAGCCTACATTTCAGATATTGATGGAAATGATTACATTGATTATGTGTTATCTTGGGGCCCGTTAATTTTAGGCCATGCAAATCCTGCAGTTGTGAACGCAATTACAACAGCTGCGATGAAAGGAACTAGTTTTGGCACACCAACAGAAATAGAAACAGAACTAGCAAAATTAGTAATCGAGCGCGTACCTTCGATTGAAATTGTTCGGATGGTTTCTTCTGGAACTGAGGCGACAATGAGTGCTATTCGCCTGGCTCGTGGCTATACTAAACGAGATAAAATTTTGAAATTTGAAGGAAGCTACCACGGTCATGGAGATTCCTTACTTATTAAAGCAGGTTCAGGTGTAGCAACGCTTGGTTTACCTGACTCACCGGGAGTTACAAAAGGCCTTGCAGCTGATACTATTACTGTGCCATACAATGATGTAGAAGGAGCAAAATTAGCTTTTGAGAAATATGGAGAAGAAATTGCTGCAGTGATTGTCGAACCAGTCGCTGGTAATATGGGTGTTGTACCTCCAATTGAAGGCTTTTTAGAAGGGCTACGAGAATTAACAACTAAATATGGTTCCTTACTTATTTTTGATGAAGTAATGACTGGATTCCGGGTAGATTATTATTCTGCCCAAGGTTATTATGTTGTCACCCCAGATATCACTTGTTTAGGAAAAGTGATTGGTGGGGGGCTTCCTGTTGGTGCCTATGGTGGGAAAAAAGAAATTATGGAACAAATAGCTCCAGCTGGTTCTATTTATCAGGCTGGAACTTTATCAGGAAATCCATTAGCGATGAATGCAGGTTTTGAAACAGTGAGACAATTAACACCGCAGCACTATGATTATTTCCGTTCGTTAATTAAACGCATGGAAGAAGGACTCCTTGAAATCTCAGCTAGAAGAGAAGTGCCATTAACAATTAATAAAGCAGGATCTATGTTTGGCTTTTTCTTCACGGATCAAAAAGTTATTAATTTCGATACTGCTAAGTCAAGTGATTTAGAGTTTTTCCGAAATTATTACCGTGAAATGCTTAATCAGGGAATCTTTTTACCACCATCCCAATTTGAAGGCGTATTTATTTCGACTATGCATACCGAAAAAGAAATTGATAAAACATTGGAAGCATTTGATTACACTTCTAAAATACTGCGAGCTAATTGA